From a single Brassica napus cultivar Da-Ae chromosome C9, Da-Ae, whole genome shotgun sequence genomic region:
- the LOC106449253 gene encoding fimbrin-4-like isoform X1, producing the protein MSSYVGVLVSDPWLQSQFTQVELRNLKSKFVSTKTRSGRVTVKDLPPFLANLKEFSGTFVENEIKTILDESYPNRHEEVEFETFLLAFLAVQSRKGGSKGATSFLKTSTTTFHRAISESEKASYISHINNYLREDPLWNSYIPINPATDALFDIVKDGVILCKLINAAVPGTIDERAINMKKELNPWERTENLSLCLNSAKAIGCTVVNIGTQDIAEGTPHLVLGLIFQIIKIQLLSDLNLKKTPQLVELAEDNQDVEELVGLAPEKILLKWMNFHLKKAGYEKQVTNFSSDIKDGEAYAYLLNALAPEHSTHVTLETKDLSERAKKVLEQAEKLDCKRYLSPEDIVEGSANLNLAFVAQLFQHRNGLSEESSNPPVSFAEMITEDDETSQEERCFRLWLNSLGAATYVDNVFEDVRNGWVLLEVLDKVSPGSVNWKHANKPPIEILFKKVENCNQVIKIGKELRLSLVNVAGNDIVQGNKKFILAFLWQLMRYTMLQTLNSLKSHWQGKEITETDILNWANRKVKKMGRTSQAVSFKDKNLSNGIFFLELLSAVEPRVVDWGLVTKGRTEEEKMLNATYIISVARKLGCSIFLLPEDIIEVYQKMMLILAASIMNWSLQQHSDTESWVSDDCDVSSLTEEISILSIDDGSSDAQNDEDVK; encoded by the exons atgtCTAGTTACGTTGGTGTTCTCGTCTCTGATCCATGGCTACAAAGCCAATTCACACAAGTGGAGTTACGCAACCTTAAATCCAAG TTTGTTTCGACAAAAACTCGTTCTGGCCGTGTAACTGTGAAAGATTTGCCCCCATTTCTAGCAAACTTGAAAGAATTCAGTGGTACTTTTGTTGAAAATGAGATCAAAACTATATTGGATGAGTCTTATCCCAATCGTCATGAGGAAGTTGAATTCGAAACCTTTCTCCTG GCCTTTTTAGCTGTGCAATCCCGAAAAGGAGGATCAAAAGGTGCTACATCATTTCTTAAGACAAGTACTACAACATTTCACCGCGCGATCAGTGAATCCGAAAAAGCTTCCTATATCTcccatataaataattatttgagagAAGACCCTCTCTGGAACAGCTATATTCCAATCAATCCTGCTACTGATGCCTTGTTTGATATTGTTAAAGATGGTGTTATTTTGTg TAAGCTTATAAATGCAGCAGTGCCTGGCACGATAGATGAAAGAGCGATCAATATGAAGAAAGAACTTAATCCATGGGAGAGAACTGAGAACCTTTCACTCTGTCTCAATTCTGCAAAGGCAATTGGCTGCACCGTCGTTAACATTGGAACTCAGGACATTGCTGAAGGAACA CCGCATCTCGTGCTTGGGCTGATATTTCAGATTATAAAG atacaATTGTTGTCTGATCTCAATCTTAAGAAAACTCCACAACTTGTTGAGTTGGCGGAAGATAATCAG GACGTGGAGGAGCTTGTGGGACTAGCTCCTGAAAAGATCTTGCTGAAATGGATGAATTTCCATCTTAAGAAAGCTGGTTACGAGAAACAAGTAACCAACTTCTCTTCTGATATTAAG gatgGAGAGGCATATGCATATTTGCTAAATGCTCTTGCCCCTGAACACAGTACACATGTGACATTAGAGACCAAAGACCTTTCAGAGAGAGCAAAGAAAGTCCTTGAACAAGCAGAGAAGCTAGACTGTAAAAGATACCTTTCTCCTGAAGATATAGTCGAAGGCTCTGCAAATCTTAATCTTGCCTTTGTGGCGCAACTGTTTCAGCACAG GAACGGATTGTCTGAAGAGAGTTCGAATCCACCTGTCTCTTTTGCTGAAATGATCACAGAAGATGATGAaacttctcaagaagaaagATGCTTTCGCCTCTGGCTTAACAGTCTTGGTGCTGCTACTTATGTCGATAATGTTTTTGAGGATGTTAGAAATGG ATGGGTTCTTCTTGAAGTTCTTGACAAAGTATCACCAGGCTCGGTCAACTGGAAACATGCGAACAAACCTCCGATCGAAATACTATTCAAAAAGGTTGAGAATTGCAACCAAGTTATCAAGATTGGTAAAGAACTGCGTCTTTCGCTTGTCAATGTAGCTGGTAATGATATTGTGCAAGGAAATAAGAAGTTCATTTTAG CTTTCTTGTGGCAGTTGATGAGATACACAATGCTCCAAACTCTGAATAGCTTGAAATCTCACTGGCAAGGTAAAGAAATTACGGAAACAGATATTCTAAACTGGGCAAACAGAAAAGTCAAGAAAATGGGTCGGACCTCTCAAGCTGTGAGCTTCAAG GACAAGAATCTGTCTAATGGAATATTCTTTTTGGAGCTTTTGAGCGCTGTAGAGCCAAGAGTTGTAGACTGGGGTCTTGTAACTAAAGGAAGAACAG aagaggaaaagatgTTGAACGCAACATACATCATCAGTGTTGCAAGGAAGCTCGGATGCTCAATTTTTCTGTTACCTGAAGATATAATAGAG GTATACCAGAAAATGATGCTTATATTGGCTGCTAGCATCATGAACTGGAGCCTCCAGCAACATTCCGACACTGAGTCGTGGGTCTCTGATGATTGTGACGTAAGCTCTCTGACAGAAGAAATCTCCATTTTGTCCATAGACGATGGCTCTTCAGATGCCCAAAATGATGAAGATGTAAAATAA
- the LOC106449253 gene encoding fimbrin-4-like isoform X2, whose protein sequence is MSSYVGVLVSDPWLQSQFTQVELRNLKSKFVSTKTRSGRVTVKDLPPFLANLKEFSGTFVENEIKTILDESYPNRHEEVEFETFLLVSLITLSQKCPVQSRKGGSKGATSFLKTSTTTFHRAISESEKASYISHINNYLREDPLWNSYIPINPATDALFDIVKDGVILCKLINAAVPGTIDERAINMKKELNPWERTENLSLCLNSAKAIGCTVVNIGTQDIAEGTPHLVLGLIFQIIKIQLLSDLNLKKTPQLVELAEDNQDVEELVGLAPEKILLKWMNFHLKKAGYEKQVTNFSSDIKDGEAYAYLLNALAPEHSTHVTLETKDLSERAKKVLEQAEKLDCKRYLSPEDIVEGSANLNLAFVAQLFQHRNGLSEESSNPPVSFAEMITEDDETSQEERCFRLWLNSLGAATYVDNVFEDVRNGWVLLEVLDKVSPGSVNWKHANKPPIEILFKKVENCNQVIKIGKELRLSLVNVAGNDIVQGNKKFILAFLWQLMRYTMLQTLNSLKSHWQGKEITETDILNWANRKVKKMGRTSQAVSFKDKNLSNGIFFLELLSAVEPRVVDWGLVTKGRTEEEKMLNATYIISVARKLGCSIFLLPEDIIEVYQKMMLILAASIMNWSLQQHSDTESWVSDDCDVSSLTEEISILSIDDGSSDAQNDEDVK, encoded by the exons atgtCTAGTTACGTTGGTGTTCTCGTCTCTGATCCATGGCTACAAAGCCAATTCACACAAGTGGAGTTACGCAACCTTAAATCCAAG TTTGTTTCGACAAAAACTCGTTCTGGCCGTGTAACTGTGAAAGATTTGCCCCCATTTCTAGCAAACTTGAAAGAATTCAGTGGTACTTTTGTTGAAAATGAGATCAAAACTATATTGGATGAGTCTTATCCCAATCGTCATGAGGAAGTTGAATTCGAAACCTTTCTCCTGGTTAGTTTGATAACGCTCTCTCAAAAATGCC CTGTGCAATCCCGAAAAGGAGGATCAAAAGGTGCTACATCATTTCTTAAGACAAGTACTACAACATTTCACCGCGCGATCAGTGAATCCGAAAAAGCTTCCTATATCTcccatataaataattatttgagagAAGACCCTCTCTGGAACAGCTATATTCCAATCAATCCTGCTACTGATGCCTTGTTTGATATTGTTAAAGATGGTGTTATTTTGTg TAAGCTTATAAATGCAGCAGTGCCTGGCACGATAGATGAAAGAGCGATCAATATGAAGAAAGAACTTAATCCATGGGAGAGAACTGAGAACCTTTCACTCTGTCTCAATTCTGCAAAGGCAATTGGCTGCACCGTCGTTAACATTGGAACTCAGGACATTGCTGAAGGAACA CCGCATCTCGTGCTTGGGCTGATATTTCAGATTATAAAG atacaATTGTTGTCTGATCTCAATCTTAAGAAAACTCCACAACTTGTTGAGTTGGCGGAAGATAATCAG GACGTGGAGGAGCTTGTGGGACTAGCTCCTGAAAAGATCTTGCTGAAATGGATGAATTTCCATCTTAAGAAAGCTGGTTACGAGAAACAAGTAACCAACTTCTCTTCTGATATTAAG gatgGAGAGGCATATGCATATTTGCTAAATGCTCTTGCCCCTGAACACAGTACACATGTGACATTAGAGACCAAAGACCTTTCAGAGAGAGCAAAGAAAGTCCTTGAACAAGCAGAGAAGCTAGACTGTAAAAGATACCTTTCTCCTGAAGATATAGTCGAAGGCTCTGCAAATCTTAATCTTGCCTTTGTGGCGCAACTGTTTCAGCACAG GAACGGATTGTCTGAAGAGAGTTCGAATCCACCTGTCTCTTTTGCTGAAATGATCACAGAAGATGATGAaacttctcaagaagaaagATGCTTTCGCCTCTGGCTTAACAGTCTTGGTGCTGCTACTTATGTCGATAATGTTTTTGAGGATGTTAGAAATGG ATGGGTTCTTCTTGAAGTTCTTGACAAAGTATCACCAGGCTCGGTCAACTGGAAACATGCGAACAAACCTCCGATCGAAATACTATTCAAAAAGGTTGAGAATTGCAACCAAGTTATCAAGATTGGTAAAGAACTGCGTCTTTCGCTTGTCAATGTAGCTGGTAATGATATTGTGCAAGGAAATAAGAAGTTCATTTTAG CTTTCTTGTGGCAGTTGATGAGATACACAATGCTCCAAACTCTGAATAGCTTGAAATCTCACTGGCAAGGTAAAGAAATTACGGAAACAGATATTCTAAACTGGGCAAACAGAAAAGTCAAGAAAATGGGTCGGACCTCTCAAGCTGTGAGCTTCAAG GACAAGAATCTGTCTAATGGAATATTCTTTTTGGAGCTTTTGAGCGCTGTAGAGCCAAGAGTTGTAGACTGGGGTCTTGTAACTAAAGGAAGAACAG aagaggaaaagatgTTGAACGCAACATACATCATCAGTGTTGCAAGGAAGCTCGGATGCTCAATTTTTCTGTTACCTGAAGATATAATAGAG GTATACCAGAAAATGATGCTTATATTGGCTGCTAGCATCATGAACTGGAGCCTCCAGCAACATTCCGACACTGAGTCGTGGGTCTCTGATGATTGTGACGTAAGCTCTCTGACAGAAGAAATCTCCATTTTGTCCATAGACGATGGCTCTTCAGATGCCCAAAATGATGAAGATGTAAAATAA